In Streptomyces sp. NBC_00306, a single genomic region encodes these proteins:
- a CDS encoding LysR family transcriptional regulator, with product MDLLRHLRIFVVVAEELHFGRAAELLGMAQPPLSRSIRRLEDDLGAELFDRTHRQVRLTPTGAVLLDEARDLLAREERTRALVRRARDGGLGTLRAGVPPDTPAAALGALLAECAERLPGVRVDLQEVTTDEQLRLLASGGLDAGLVHRPVDATELLLGPEVRVELGVVLPRTSPLTRLPEVGLADLAGQDLVLFPRASAPGWYDRTLDICRAAGFVPGRVRHARNPEFLIGLVSAGCGVAFDQGPVARKEPRVAWRPLANRPLAQRICAVRPRRSPHAAARAFGEIAAGVLSRDTASVLHGESSSAGGEPPGEQEPRPWSVVFG from the coding sequence GTGGATCTCTTGCGCCACCTGCGCATTTTCGTCGTCGTCGCCGAGGAGCTGCACTTCGGGCGGGCCGCCGAGCTGCTCGGCATGGCCCAGCCGCCGCTCAGCCGGTCGATCCGGCGGCTGGAGGACGACCTCGGTGCCGAGCTCTTCGACCGCACCCACCGGCAGGTGAGGCTCACACCGACCGGCGCCGTACTGCTCGACGAGGCACGGGACTTGCTGGCGCGGGAAGAGCGTACGAGAGCGCTCGTCCGACGGGCCCGCGACGGCGGTCTCGGCACGCTGCGTGCCGGTGTGCCTCCGGACACTCCGGCCGCGGCGCTCGGCGCGCTGCTCGCCGAGTGCGCCGAGCGGCTTCCCGGCGTACGGGTCGACCTCCAGGAGGTGACGACGGACGAGCAGCTCCGGCTGCTCGCCTCCGGCGGGCTGGACGCGGGGCTCGTGCACCGGCCGGTCGACGCCACCGAATTGCTGCTGGGCCCCGAGGTCCGGGTCGAATTGGGGGTGGTGCTGCCGCGTACCTCGCCGCTCACCCGGCTTCCCGAAGTGGGTCTCGCCGATCTGGCGGGCCAGGATCTGGTGCTGTTTCCGCGGGCGTCGGCGCCCGGTTGGTACGACCGGACGCTCGACATCTGCCGGGCCGCCGGCTTCGTACCCGGGCGCGTCCGGCACGCGCGCAACCCGGAGTTCCTCATCGGGCTGGTGTCCGCGGGCTGCGGAGTCGCCTTCGATCAGGGGCCGGTGGCGCGCAAGGAGCCGAGGGTGGCCTGGCGGCCGCTGGCCAACCGGCCCCTCGCGCAGCGGATCTGTGCCGTACGGCCGAGGCGGTCGCCGCACGCGGCGGCGCGTGCTTTCGGGGAGATCGCGGCCGGTGTCCTGTCGCGGGACACGGCGAGCGTGCTGCACGGCGAGAGCTCGTCGGCGGGCGGGGAGCCGCCCGGGGAACAGGAGCCGAGGCCCTGGTCCGTCGTGTTCGGCTGA
- the melC1 gene encoding apotyrosinase chaperone MelC1: MSRITRRQALTAATGAAAGLAITGAARASSGTGAHPAGGRAKRPADGPAPFDEVYLGRRIQGAPAHGGHGGHGGHQAPAGQGGHEGHGGYRVHIDGEELHVMSNADGTWISVVNHYEPHPTPLAVARAAVAELQGADLVPLDLV; encoded by the coding sequence ATGTCCAGAATCACCCGCCGCCAGGCCCTGACCGCTGCCACGGGCGCGGCTGCCGGCCTCGCGATCACCGGCGCCGCCCGGGCCTCGTCCGGCACCGGAGCGCATCCGGCCGGTGGCCGGGCCAAGCGCCCGGCCGACGGTCCCGCACCCTTCGACGAGGTCTACCTGGGACGCCGCATCCAGGGCGCACCCGCGCACGGGGGCCACGGCGGCCACGGCGGTCACCAGGCTCCCGCCGGCCAGGGGGGCCACGAGGGTCACGGCGGCTACCGCGTGCACATCGACGGCGAGGAACTGCATGTGATGAGCAACGCCGACGGCACCTGGATCAGCGTCGTCAACCACTACGAGCCGCACCCGACCCCGCTCGCCGTGGCCCGCGCCGCCGTCGCCGAACTCCAGGGCGCCGACCTCGTGCCCCTCGACCTCGTCTGA
- the melC2 gene encoding tyrosinase MelC2 yields MTVRKNQAILSADEKRSFTNAVLELKRSGRYDTFVTTHNAFIMGDTDTGDRVGHRSPSFLPWHRRFLIQFEQALQSVDPSVALPYWDWTADRTTASSLWAADFLGGTGRSRDGQVMDGPFAFSGGRWPVSIRVDGRGYLRRDLGVGVRQLPTRAEVDSVLAMPVYDAPPWNSASNSFRNHLEGWRGVNLHNRVHVWVGGQMGTGVSPNDPVFWLHHAFIDKLWADWQTRHPDSPYLPAAGTPNVVDLRDTMRPWNDVTPADMLDHTPHYTYDTAA; encoded by the coding sequence ATGACCGTACGCAAGAACCAGGCGATTCTCTCCGCCGACGAGAAGCGCTCTTTCACCAACGCCGTGCTGGAGCTCAAGCGCAGCGGCCGGTACGACACCTTCGTCACCACCCACAACGCCTTCATCATGGGTGACACCGACACCGGTGACCGTGTGGGGCACCGTTCGCCGTCCTTCCTGCCGTGGCACCGAAGATTCCTCATACAGTTCGAGCAGGCCCTTCAGTCCGTCGATCCCTCGGTGGCCCTGCCCTACTGGGACTGGACTGCGGACCGCACCACCGCCTCGTCGCTGTGGGCGGCCGACTTCCTCGGTGGCACCGGCCGCAGCAGGGACGGCCAGGTGATGGACGGTCCGTTCGCCTTCTCCGGCGGCCGCTGGCCGGTCAGCATCCGGGTGGACGGCCGCGGCTATCTGCGCCGTGACCTGGGAGTCGGTGTCCGCCAGCTGCCGACCCGGGCCGAGGTCGACTCCGTGCTCGCCATGCCGGTCTACGACGCGCCGCCGTGGAACAGCGCGTCCAACAGCTTCCGCAACCACCTGGAGGGCTGGCGGGGAGTCAATCTGCACAACCGCGTCCACGTCTGGGTCGGCGGTCAGATGGGGACCGGCGTCTCGCCCAACGACCCGGTGTTCTGGCTGCACCACGCCTTCATCGACAAGCTCTGGGCCGACTGGCAGACCCGTCACCCGGACTCGCCGTACCTTCCCGCCGCCGGCACGCCCAACGTCGTCGACCTGCGCGACACCATGCGCCCGTGGAACGACGTGACCCCGGCGGACATGCTCGACCACACCCCGCACTACACCTACGACACGGCGGCCTAG
- a CDS encoding alpha/beta fold hydrolase — MRWRWRASGGVAAVVAVALLVAGTPGTPGGDTGKRVDIGGGRSLYLQCSGSGSPTVVLLSGLHESADPWSLSDVTPPVPKTPVLPGVAGFTRVCTYDRPGTIRYTQPPTLTTRSTPVRGTRALGAMVQDLDRVLTAGHVPGPYVLVGHSFGGMLALRYAQEHPEQTRGLVLVDALGPALKPAMGADWPAYVEALRHPGTPFDTDPDFEQVDIDGGVTAIERGGPLPPVPVAVLSKTEPFAAPPTMNKQLLAKLEAAWPKAQQALVALRPQTPHLLATGSDHYVQLHDPDLTTAAIRLVANRAAVARPSASPMK; from the coding sequence ATGCGATGGCGATGGCGCGCGTCCGGTGGTGTGGCGGCCGTGGTGGCCGTGGCCCTGCTGGTCGCGGGCACGCCCGGGACGCCTGGCGGGGACACCGGGAAGCGGGTGGATATCGGCGGCGGGCGAAGCCTGTACCTGCAGTGCTCGGGTTCGGGGAGCCCGACCGTGGTGCTGCTGTCCGGACTCCACGAGTCCGCCGACCCGTGGTCGCTGTCCGACGTCACCCCGCCCGTGCCGAAGACACCGGTGCTACCGGGCGTGGCCGGGTTCACCCGCGTGTGCACCTACGACCGGCCGGGCACGATCCGCTACACCCAGCCCCCGACACTCACCACCCGCAGCACACCCGTGCGGGGAACCCGGGCTCTGGGCGCCATGGTCCAGGACCTGGACCGCGTCCTGACGGCCGGCCACGTGCCGGGGCCGTACGTGCTGGTGGGGCACTCCTTCGGCGGCATGCTCGCCCTGCGGTACGCACAGGAGCACCCGGAGCAGACCCGGGGGCTGGTCCTGGTCGACGCGCTGGGACCCGCGCTGAAGCCGGCGATGGGGGCGGACTGGCCGGCGTACGTCGAGGCCCTGCGGCATCCCGGTACGCCCTTCGACACCGATCCGGACTTCGAGCAGGTGGACATCGACGGCGGGGTGACCGCCATCGAGCGTGGTGGCCCGCTCCCGCCGGTCCCGGTCGCGGTCCTGAGCAAGACGGAACCCTTCGCCGCGCCGCCCACCATGAACAAGCAGTTGCTGGCGAAGCTGGAGGCCGCCTGGCCCAAGGCCCAGCAGGCGCTGGTGGCCCTGCGGCCGCAGACGCCGCACCTGCTGGCGACCGGCAGCGACCACTACGTCCAGCTTCACGACCCGGACCTCACGACCGCGGCGATCCGACTGGTCGCGAACCGCGCCGCTGTCGCCCGCCCGAGCGCGAGCCCCATGAAATGA
- a CDS encoding damage-control phosphatase ARMT1 family protein yields MTARLPRPSDVPDSRPPVVMCDEPGSFAWGVLHRRHPALIQQVRDAFPYAPRQHRALDALLAEITDGVVEPLDATAKDHALWAERAEPYLGRSWFDAPFLWAESYFYRKLLAALEYFGEGPWQGVDPFGPFKDAELSSTVVDEELRALDALADLPAERQASALLQASLWGNRADLGFSVTADESARTGTDAGAGLVSDDSALLWSLLPAGTPATVAVVADNAGRELIPDLVLVDHLLERGHATDVVLHVKPYPYYVSDATTTDVVGALRRLVRASGRAGEIGRRLWTAAGTGRLEVRTHPFFCAPLPYEEMPEDLRTQFASVTLTILKGDLNYRRLVGDRLWPATTPFADVTAHFPGSVAALRTLKSDVIVGLTAAMTDALDRTGAAWRTSGTHALIQARPAPAATSRRTSSGAEGDPEGPA; encoded by the coding sequence ATGACAGCACGCCTCCCCCGCCCCTCGGACGTCCCGGACTCCCGTCCTCCCGTGGTCATGTGCGATGAACCCGGCAGCTTCGCCTGGGGAGTACTGCACCGACGCCATCCGGCCCTGATCCAGCAGGTACGCGACGCCTTCCCCTACGCTCCGCGTCAACACCGCGCGCTCGACGCCCTGTTGGCCGAGATCACCGACGGAGTCGTCGAACCGCTGGACGCGACGGCGAAGGATCACGCGCTCTGGGCGGAGCGGGCGGAGCCGTACCTCGGACGGTCGTGGTTCGACGCCCCCTTCCTGTGGGCGGAGAGCTACTTCTACCGCAAGCTCCTCGCGGCCCTCGAATACTTCGGCGAAGGCCCGTGGCAGGGTGTGGACCCGTTCGGCCCCTTCAAGGACGCCGAACTGAGCAGCACCGTCGTGGACGAGGAGCTGCGGGCCCTCGACGCACTCGCCGATCTGCCCGCCGAACGGCAGGCGTCCGCATTGCTGCAGGCCTCGCTCTGGGGAAACCGTGCCGACCTCGGCTTCAGCGTGACGGCCGACGAGTCCGCCCGGACCGGCACGGATGCCGGTGCGGGTTTGGTCTCGGACGACAGTGCGTTGCTCTGGTCGCTGCTGCCCGCGGGAACGCCGGCCACCGTCGCCGTGGTCGCCGACAATGCGGGGCGCGAGCTGATCCCCGACCTCGTCCTCGTCGACCACCTCCTCGAACGCGGTCACGCGACGGACGTCGTCCTGCACGTCAAGCCGTATCCGTACTACGTCTCCGACGCGACGACCACCGATGTCGTCGGCGCTCTCCGGCGGCTCGTCCGGGCGTCCGGCCGGGCCGGCGAGATCGGCAGGCGCCTCTGGACCGCGGCGGGAACCGGACGCCTGGAGGTGCGCACACACCCGTTCTTCTGCGCACCGCTTCCGTACGAGGAGATGCCCGAGGATCTCAGGACTCAGTTCGCCTCCGTCACGCTGACGATCCTGAAGGGCGACCTCAACTACCGTCGCCTGGTGGGCGATCGGCTCTGGCCGGCGACGACGCCCTTCGCGGATGTCACGGCGCACTTCCCCGGGTCCGTCGCGGCCCTGCGCACACTGAAGTCGGACGTGATCGTCGGACTGACCGCGGCGATGACCGACGCCCTCGACCGGACGGGCGCGGCCTGGCGCACCAGTGGCACCCACGCCCTGATCCAGGCCCGGCCCGCGCCGGCCGCCACCTCGCGCCGGACCTCGTCCGGGGCGGAGGGCGACCCCGAGGGCCCGGCGTAG
- a CDS encoding MsnO8 family LLM class oxidoreductase: MSSWIASTPLSVLDRSRTREGYDGPAALRDTVSLARELETLGYHRFWVSEHHSVPGVAGSAPTVLAAAVAAATSTIRVGTGGVMLPNHQPLVVAEQFGVLESLFPGRIDMGLGRSVGFTDGIRRALGRDKKDADDFAGRLEELLGWFTGEQSSHPQVHARPAEGLRVPPFVLATGEGAAIAAEAGLPMVIGDLRSRDRMMAGVERYRQGFRPSVWSERPHVTISGTVAVAATEAEARRLLMPEAWSMAYSRTHGVFPPLLAPERIEELTMTAKEREFYESGLRGHIAGTEDQVLDALESVVKDSAADEVLITTSTYDRGSLLDSYRRLAKAAGLGRPAPDGER, translated from the coding sequence GTGAGCTCATGGATCGCATCCACCCCGTTGTCCGTACTGGACCGGTCCCGCACCCGCGAGGGGTACGACGGTCCCGCCGCCCTGCGGGACACGGTGTCCCTCGCCCGCGAGCTGGAGACGCTCGGCTACCACCGGTTCTGGGTCTCCGAGCACCACAGCGTGCCCGGGGTGGCCGGCTCCGCGCCGACCGTACTGGCGGCGGCGGTGGCGGCGGCGACCTCCACGATCCGGGTGGGTACCGGCGGGGTGATGCTGCCCAACCACCAACCCCTGGTCGTCGCCGAGCAGTTCGGGGTCCTGGAGTCCCTGTTCCCCGGCCGGATCGACATGGGGCTGGGCCGCTCGGTCGGCTTCACCGACGGCATCCGCAGGGCGCTGGGCCGGGACAAGAAGGACGCGGACGACTTCGCCGGCCGGCTGGAGGAACTGCTCGGATGGTTCACCGGCGAGCAGTCGTCGCACCCTCAGGTGCACGCCCGCCCGGCGGAGGGCCTCCGGGTCCCGCCCTTCGTCCTCGCCACGGGTGAGGGAGCCGCCATCGCGGCGGAGGCCGGACTGCCGATGGTCATCGGCGACCTGCGGAGCCGGGACCGGATGATGGCCGGCGTCGAACGCTACCGCCAGGGCTTCAGGCCCTCCGTCTGGTCCGAGCGCCCCCATGTGACGATCTCCGGCACGGTCGCGGTCGCCGCGACCGAGGCGGAGGCCCGGCGGCTGCTGATGCCGGAAGCCTGGTCGATGGCGTACTCCCGCACGCACGGCGTCTTTCCCCCGCTCCTTGCGCCCGAGCGGATCGAGGAACTGACCATGACCGCGAAGGAACGGGAGTTCTACGAGTCGGGACTGCGGGGCCACATCGCCGGCACGGAGGATCAGGTCCTCGACGCGCTCGAGTCGGTGGTCAAGGACAGCGCCGCCGACGAGGTGCTGATCACGACCAGTACGTACGACCGCGGGTCACTGCTCGACTCCTACCGCAGGCTCGCGAAGGCGGCCGGTCTCGGCAGGCCTGCTCCTGATGGGGAGCGGTGA
- a CDS encoding TetR/AcrR family transcriptional regulator C-terminal domain-containing protein, whose protein sequence is MPRNTLTAEQIVRAAIELLDAEGLDGLNMRSLGGRLGSAATAVYWHVGNKDNLVRLAGDEVWQEIDLPDLDSLDWRNAATAMAAGQHAMMARHPWLVQALAGHLLYGPGKARHDDHILAVYEKAGFVGAEADQAAATVVMFVLGNAAGASATIALTRRLNRGGGDAEEQLRDTMARASEIAMTYPRLRSRLQGASAAEYNAAPDDSFTFGLEAILDGFEKRLAAQRTAAG, encoded by the coding sequence ATGCCACGGAACACCTTGACCGCCGAGCAGATCGTCCGCGCTGCCATCGAGTTGCTGGACGCCGAAGGCCTGGACGGCCTCAACATGCGCAGCCTGGGCGGCCGGCTCGGCTCCGCCGCCACCGCCGTCTACTGGCACGTCGGGAACAAGGACAACCTCGTGAGGCTCGCGGGCGACGAGGTCTGGCAGGAGATCGATCTGCCCGACCTGGACTCGCTCGACTGGCGGAACGCCGCCACGGCGATGGCCGCGGGCCAGCACGCGATGATGGCGAGGCACCCCTGGCTCGTCCAGGCGCTCGCCGGTCATCTCCTCTACGGTCCCGGCAAGGCGCGCCACGACGACCACATCCTCGCCGTGTACGAGAAGGCGGGGTTCGTCGGTGCGGAGGCCGATCAGGCGGCCGCCACCGTCGTCATGTTCGTTCTCGGCAACGCGGCGGGCGCCTCTGCCACGATCGCGCTGACCCGGCGCCTCAACCGCGGCGGCGGCGACGCGGAGGAGCAGCTGCGCGACACCATGGCCCGGGCGAGTGAGATCGCCATGACGTACCCGCGACTGCGCTCCCGCCTCCAGGGGGCGTCGGCGGCCGAGTACAACGCGGCTCCCGACGACAGTTTCACGTTCGGTCTGGAAGCGATTCTGGACGGGTTCGAGAAGAGGCTCGCGGCGCAGCGCACGGCGGCGGGCTAG
- a CDS encoding phosphatase domain-containing protein: MTRNSRPLAVFDLDGTLADSGHRQRFLERKPRDWNAFFAAAPKDPPLSEGVELCLRSAEECDVVYLTGRPERCRKDTLAWLAAQGLPEGPVHMRRNDDRRPARTTKVQILRRLGRDREIRMLVDDDELVCDAAEKAGFPVVRAVWAAGTTEAMKEAQEREGRT, translated from the coding sequence GTGACCCGAAACAGCAGGCCGCTGGCCGTATTCGACCTCGACGGAACCCTTGCCGACTCCGGGCATCGGCAGCGATTTCTGGAGCGCAAGCCGCGGGACTGGAACGCCTTCTTCGCCGCCGCGCCGAAGGATCCGCCGCTGAGCGAGGGTGTCGAGCTGTGTCTGCGGTCCGCCGAGGAGTGCGACGTCGTGTACCTCACGGGCAGGCCGGAACGCTGCCGCAAGGACACGCTGGCGTGGCTCGCCGCGCAGGGACTGCCCGAGGGGCCGGTGCACATGCGGCGCAACGACGACCGCCGGCCCGCCCGCACCACCAAGGTGCAGATCCTGCGGCGGCTCGGCCGGGACCGGGAGATCCGGATGCTCGTGGACGACGACGAGCTGGTGTGCGACGCGGCCGAGAAGGCCGGCTTCCCGGTCGTACGGGCCGTATGGGCGGCCGGTACGACCGAGGCGATGAAGGAGGCTCAGGAGCGGGAGGGCCGCACCTGA